A part of Aspergillus flavus chromosome 1, complete sequence genomic DNA contains:
- a CDS encoding putative acyl-CoA transferases/carnitine dehydratase — MNRVLNSSRHVTRISAKLSIMTTNNTLGGTSANYSIESATIDRTTFTSKDTVEYVWKGLGLPEETLRSLHIDGNELGLPSSFKIADLAQATISLSALLAAQIHALRNSMPTPMVTVPRRHAVIEFKSERLYSFPGQSLPDTWGPLSGLHKSLDGYVRVHDSFTNHHNGATALVGCSPDVDRAEFASKIASWRSVDLESAAFEAGVVISALRSYSEWDALPQARAIADFPILLRKIGDAPVGLPQEIRAANADKSLRGLRVLEFSRVIAAPLSGRTLAAHGADVLWVTSPNLPDLPVLDRDLGRGKRTVQLDLLTQEGREDLTRLLEDAHVVIQGYRPGSLASRGLSPDVLARRFSHRGIICANLSAYGPSGPWSDKRGFDSLVQTCSGMNVSEAEHYGAGEPARPMPCQALDHAAGYFLASGVQAALYKQATEGGSWEVNVSLAGVMKYLRSLGQFTGRDGFQSQDYTCTADVPSEYLETRPTGFGEMTAVRHSASIQGVEVGWDIMPKPLGSDEKKWL; from the coding sequence ATGAATCGAGTACTCAATTCATCCAGGCACGTGACTAGAATATCTGCGAAATTGAGTATTATGACAACCAACAACACCCTCGGTGGTACTTCGGCCAATTACTCGATTGAATCTGCCACCATTGATCGGACCACCTTCACGTCGAAAGATACGGTGGAGTACGTATGGAAAGGCCTGGGTCTTCCTGAGGAGACTCTTCGATCTCTTCACATAGATGGGAATGAGCTAGGTCTTCCCTCATCGTTCAAGATAGCAGATCTTGCTCAAGCAACAATTAGTCTTTCCGCATTGCTTGCAGCTCAAATTCATGCCCTTCGCAATTCCATGCCAACTCCGATGGTAACAGTCCCTCGGCGGCATGCCGTGATCGAATTCAAGTCGGAGAGGCTTTATTCGTTTCCTGGTCAGTCTTTACCCGATACATGGGGTCCTCTGAGTGGACTGCACAAATCCTTGGACGGATATGTGCGAGTGCACGATTCCTTTACCAACCATCACAACGGTGCGACGGCTCTTGTAGGATGCTCACCGGATGTCGATCGCGCTGAGTTTGCTTCCAAAATCGCGTCGTGGCGCTCGGTGGACCTAGAATCTGCTGCATTTGAGGCTGGTGTAGTGATCTCTGCCCTTCGCAGCTACTCAGAATGGGACGCCCTCCCGCAGGCGCGCGCAATTGCCGACTTTCCTATTCTCCTCCGGAAGATCGGGGATGCCCCTGTTGGCCTTCCGCAGGAGATACGTGCAGCAAATGCTGACAAATCTCTCCGAGGCCTTCGTGTGCTGGAGTTCTCTCGGGTGATTGCCGCGCCGTTATCTGGGAGAACATTGGCTGCTCACGGTGCTGACGTTCTCTGGGTGACCAGTCCAAATCTTCCTGACCTTCCGGTCTTGGACCGTGACCTTGGTCGTGGGAAAAGGACAGTGCAGCTTGATTTGCTGACACAGGAGGGTCGTGAGGATCTCACCCGGCTCCTTGAGGACGCTCACGTCGTCATTCAAGGATATAGACCTGGTAGTCTGGCTTCCCGCGGTCTCTCACCCGATGTACTTGCTCGGCGGTTCTCGCATCGCGGTATCATCTGCGCCAATCTCTCTGCCTACGGACCTTCTGGTCCATGGTCAGACAAACGTGGGTTTGACTCACTAGTCCAAACATGCTCTGGCATGAATGTGTCCGAAGCGGAACATTACGGTGCTGGGGAGCCTGCACGACCAATGCCATGCCAAGCTTTAGACCATGCAGCAGGCTACTTCCTTGCGTCAGGTGTCCAAGCTGCTCTGTACAAGCAGGCTACAGAGGGCGGTTCTTGGGAGGTTAATGTTTCCCTGGCTGGGGTAATGAAATATCTGCGATCGCTTGGGCAGTTCACCGGCAGAGACGGTTTCCAGTCACAGGACTATACGTGCACTGCCGATGTACCTTCGGAATATCTGGAGACAAGGCCAACAGGCTTCGGTGAAATGACCGCTGTGCGTCATTCCGCCTCGATACAAGGGGTCGAGGTTGGATGGGATATCATGCCAAAGCCCTTGGGTTCggatgagaagaagtggCTATAG
- a CDS encoding concanavalin A-like lectin/glucanase domain-containing protein: MSLFNVLALLMAFVCSVTAQTWTDCNPLNETCPAAPALGTNHSWVFNETMDDKIWSVTNGQVDWKDTGAEFSIKKKLDSPTMQSTFFIFFGIVESHVKMAKGGGIVSSVVLQSADLDEIDWEWIGYNTSEVQSNYFGKGNDTSFNRGGFHYVENADTEFHNYTTYWTQEKLEWWIDGNLVRTLKPEDALDGKNYPQTPSNIRFGIWPAGDPKNAQGTIEWAGGEVDYNAGPYTMVVKNVRVHDFHTGKEYNYTDHSGSWESIKVVEGNSTTVDELNKEPEKSLAEKWADLPTAAKTGVYCGAAAAGVLLIAGAALYFVRQRKKGRLEYALDDAKWNTERNEMNNLQTTWKASEWGNKGYQPVN; encoded by the exons ATGTCGCTCTTCAATGTACTGGCCCTGTTGATGGCCTTCGTCTGTTCGGTGACCGCTCAGACATGGACCGACTGTAACCCTCTCAATGAAACCTGTCCTGCAGCGCCGGCTCTGGGTACTAATCACTCTTGGGTCTTCAATGAGACCATGGACGACAAGATTTGGTCGGTTACGAACGGCCAAGTGGACTGGAAAGATACCGGCGCGGAATTCTCcatcaaaaagaaattagattcGCCAACGATGCAGTCGAccttctttatcttcttcggtATTGTCGAGTCCCACGTCAAGATGGCGAAGGGCGGCGGTATCGTCAGCAGTGTGGTGCTTCAATCAGCCGATCTAGACGAGATCGACTGGGAGTGGATCGGCTACAATACCTCTGAGGTCCAATCTAACTACTTCGGCAAAGGCAACGACACCTCGTTTAACCGTGGTGGCTTCCACTATGTGGAGAACGCTGATACAGAATTCCACAACTACACCACCTACTGGACTCAGGAGAAGCTCGAGTGGTGGATCGACGGCAATCTGGTCCGCACGCTGAAGCCTGAAGATGCCCTGGATGGCAAGAACTATCCACAAACACCTAGCAACATTCGTTTTGGTATCTGGCCTGCCGGTGATCCCAAGAACGCGCAGGGAACGATTGAATGGGCTGGAGGTGAGGTCGATTATAATGCCGGCCCTTACACCATGGTTGTTAAGAACGTGCGTGTGCATGACTTCCACACTGGAAAAGAGTACAACTACACAGATCACTCTGGTTCCTGGGAAAGCATTAAGGTTGTCGA GGGTAACTCCACCACCGTGGACGAACTGAACAAGGAGCCAGAGAAGTCTCTGGCAGAGAAATGGGCAGACCTACCAACTGCCGCTAAGACCGGTGTTTACTGCGGTGCCGCAGCTGCTGGAGTTCTTCTTATCGCCGGAGCCGCTCTTTACTTCGTCAGGCAGCGTAAGAAGGGACGTCTCGAATACGCCCTTGATGACGCCAAGTGGAACACTGAACGAAATGAGATGAACAATCTGCAAACCACGTGGAAAGCAAGCGAATGGGGAAACAAAGGTTATCAACCTGTGAACTAG